One segment of Triticum aestivum cultivar Chinese Spring chromosome 2A, IWGSC CS RefSeq v2.1, whole genome shotgun sequence DNA contains the following:
- the LOC123188252 gene encoding protein FAR1-RELATED SEQUENCE 5: protein MSSNSGGGAKEKGPRIAMPPVPPPLVQNSMPTASDAPTTDLRLAQQSWPGHVVLRPCTSWPPHVNPAYPQQNGEAVADVVAADVLPVINSCNEKMLPEVNMLFDDENDAYEFYNIYAEKVGFFVRRSTLWTTSKNIITRRTFVCSREGFREKKKGAKESKCPRPETRIGCPASMTIRLTPNGKYRLTEFVPNHNHQLATASTIHMLKAKKIRRKARAVRENLVDDTVVTPEFENEDEAYEFYSMYAGKIGFNVRRASMTINAENVITRRMFVCSKEGFREKKRGANRVKKPRPETRTGCPACMVIRLASNGKYNVTEFVTFHNHGLGAAAASDLVMTSLAAGSYQDCGVDLYDESLDDCYGKQNLIKEDATSNCLEGRSWKRYKCKVPHYGDVGATLEYLQKMQHDNPSFFYAVKSDEDGNLTNFLWADSKSIMDFTHFGDVVCLDSGYAVQGYGRPIALFTGLNHHRQTVIFGTALLYDESFEAFRWLLDTFKMAMNSTHPKTLLTDRSAVISEAVAVSWPETAHRFCVWQIYQNALQQLSQAFHGSRTLEYNFKRCLFDCEDEAEFLMAWREMLENHDLKDNQWLADLLAVKEKWALPYGREAFYADMKSVQQKDNLSSELKIYLSLEFDLLSFFVQFEKLLCDRRSAELQLDVSASQSTKKPPSMRILRQAANVYTPAAYRMFEREFELYMDCMLYNCGEMGTICEYRITVEDNPKDHFVKYDSLNSMSHCSCKRFEFVGIPCRHMLKVLDTRNIKDIPPQYILKRWRKDARSGSSNGGYAYSFDGDPQTKRHTLLCRIFSIAAARAATSAESFAYMESQSSILMGQVEQFLENSPPDIAAIIGANCDRTQIPVESMITDGLHNHANFINGSADDSLTFPFTMGAGTLDYR from the exons ATGTCCAGCAACAGCGGCGGTGGTGCAAAGGAGAAGGGTCCCCGAATTGCTATGCCGCCTGTGCCACCTCCCTTAGTCCAGAATTCTATGCCTACTGCTTCAGATGCCCCCACCACTGATCTGAGATTAGCACAACAGTCCTGGCCTGGACATGTAGTCCTGCGTCCATGCACATCTTGGCCTCCTCATGTGAATCCTGCGTATCCACAACAAAATGGG GAAGCAGTAGCGGATGTGGTGGCAGCCGATGTTCTTCCTGTGATTAATAGCTGCAATGAGAAGATGTTGCCGGAAGTAAATATGCTATTTGATGACGAGAATGATGCTTATGAGTTCTACAATATTTATGCGGAGAAGGTGGGCTTCTTTGTTCGGAGATCAACACTCTGGACAACATCGAAGAACATCATCACTAGGAGGACATTTGTTTGCTCAAGAGAAGGTTTTCGGGAGAAGAAGAAGGGTGCCAAGGAATCAAAGTGCCCACGGCCTGAAACAAGAATTGGTTGCCCAGCAAGCATGACCATTAGGCTTACTCCCAATGGCAAGTACCGTTTGACAGAATTTGTACCAAACCATAACCATCAGTTGGCAACAGCTTCTACGATTCATATGTTGAAAGCAAAGAAAATTAGGCGTAAAGCACGGGCTGTGAGAGAAAATCTGGTGGATGATACTGTGGTAACGCCAGAGTTTGAAAATGAAGATGAGGCATATGAATTTTACAGCATGTATGCAGGGAAAATTGGATTTAACGTGAGAAGGGCAAGCATGACAATAAATGCTGAAAATGTTATCACTAGAAGGATGTTTGTTTGTTCAAAAGAAGGGTTCCGTGAGAAGAAAAGAGGAGCAAATAGAGTAAAGAAGCCTCGTCCAGAGACACGAACTGGTTGCCCAGCGTGTATGGTCATCAGACTTGCATCTAACGGCAAGTATAATGTCACTGAGTTTGTCACCTTCCACAATCACGGTCTTGGCGCCGCAGCAGCTTCTGATCTTGTGATGACATCACTAGCGGCTGGAAGTTATCAAGATTGTGGAGTAGATTTGTATGATGAATCACTAGACGATTGTTACGGCAAGCAAAATCTTATCAAAGAGGATGCCACTTCAAACTGTCTAGAAGGTAGAAGTTGGAAAAGGTACAAGTGTAAAGTTCCTCACTATGGTGATGTAGGTGCCACTCTGGAGTACCTACAAAAGATGCAACATGACAACCCTTCATTCTTCTATGCAGTAAAATCTGATGAAGATGGGAACTTGACAAATTTTCTTTGGGCAGATTCCAAGTCCATCATGGATTTTACCCACTTTGGTGATGTAGTATGCCTTGATTCAGGGTATGCAGTGCAAGGCTATGGTAGGCCGATTGCTTTGTTTACAGGTCTGAATCATCATAGGCAAACTGTCATCTTTGGTACTGCATTACTTTATGATGAGAGCTTTGAAGCTTTCAGATGGCTATTGGATACTTTTAAGATGGCAATGAATAGTACCCATCCCAAGACATTGTTAACTGATAGATCGGCTGTGATAAGTGAAGCTGTTGCAGTAAGTTGGCCTGAGACAGCACATCGTTTTTGTGTTTGGCAAATTTACCAAAATGCTCTTCAACAGTTAAGTCAAGCATTCCATGGGTCAAGAACTTTAGAATACAACTTCAAGAGATGCCTATTTGATTGTGAAGATGAGGCTGAGTTTTTGATGGCATGGAGAGAAATGTTGGAAAATCATGACCTAAAAGATAATCAATGGCTAGCAGATCTTCTTGCTGTTAAGGAGAAATGGGCATTACCATATGGTCGTGAGGCATTTTACGCTGATATGAAAAGCGTCCAACAGAAGGACAACTTGAGTAGTGAGCTTAAAATATATTTATCCCTAGAATTCGACCTTTTGAGTTTCTTTGTGCAGTTTGAAAAATTATTATGTGATCGTCGGTCTGCAGAACTGCAACTTGATGTGAGTGCCAGTCAGAGCACAAAGAAGCCACCTTCGATGCGAATATTAAGGCAAGCTGCAAATGTGTATACACCTGCTGCCTATAGAATGTTTGAAAGAGAGTTTGAATTGTACATGGATTGCATGCTATATAACTGTGGTGAGATGGGCACAATCTGTGAGTATAGGATAACTGTCGAGGACAATCCAAAAGATCATTTTGTTAAGTATGATTCACTCAATTCCATGTCACATTGTAGTTGCAAGAGGTTTGAGTTTGTAGGCATTCCATGTCGCCATATGCTGAAGGTACTTGACACTAGGAATATCAAGGACATTCCTCCTCAGTACATCTTGAAAAGGTGGAGGAAAGATGCCAGATCAGGATCTTCAAATGGTGGTTACGCGTACTCTTTTGATGGTGATCCTCAGACAAAGCGTCACACTTTATTGTGTCGAATATTCAGCATAGCAGCGGCTAGAGCTGCAACCTCTGCCGAATCATTTGCGTACATGGAAAGCCAATCGAGCATACTTATGGGTCAAGTGGAACAATTTCTTGAAAACAGCCCCCCTGACATAGCTGCTATTATTGGTGCTAATTGTGACCGTACTCAAATTCCAGTTGAAAGTATGATCACAGACGGTCTGCACAATCATGCTAACTTTATCAATGGCTCTGCTGATG ATTCTCTAACCTTTCCCTTCACAATGGGTGCTGGTACGTTGGATTACCGCTAG